A window of the Capricornis sumatraensis isolate serow.1 chromosome 9, serow.2, whole genome shotgun sequence genome harbors these coding sequences:
- the TRIP10 gene encoding cdc42-interacting protein 4 isoform X2 gives MDWGTELWDQFEVLERHTQWGLDLLDRYVKFVKERTEVEQAYAKQLRSLVKKYMPKRPAKDDPESKFSQQQSFVQILQEVNDFAGQRELVAENLSVRVCLELAKYSQEMKQERKMHFQEGRRAQQQLESGFKQLENSKRKFERDCREAEKAAQTAERLDQDINATKADVEKAKQQAHLRSHMAEESKNEYAAQLQRFNRDQSHFYFSQMPQIFDKLQDMDERRATHLGAGYGLLSETELEVVPIIAKCLEGMKVAADAVNAKNDSQVLIELHKSGFARPGDVEFEDFSQPMNRVPSDSSLGTPSDGRPELRGTSRSRAKRWPFGKKNKTVVTEDFSHLPPEQQRKRLQQQLEERNRELQKEMDQREALKKMKDVYEKTPQMGDPASLEPRITETLNNIERLKLEVQKYEAWLAEAESRVLSNRGDTLGRHTRPPDPPASAPPDSSSNSNNGSQENKESSEEPPSEEGQDAPIYTEFDEEFEEEPASPIGHCVAIYHFEGSSEGTISMAEGEDLSLMEEDKGDGWTRVRRKQGGEGYVPTSYLRVMLN, from the exons ATGGATTGGGGCACCGAACTGTGG GATCAGTTTGAGGTGCTCGAGCGGCACACGCAGTGGGGTCTGGACCTGTTGGACAGATACGTGAAGTTCGTGAAAGAGCGGACGGAGGTGGAGCAGGCTTATGCAAAGCAACTGCG GAGCCTGGTGAAAAAATACATGCCCAAAAGACCTGCCAAAGATGACCCTGAATCCAA gttCAGCCAGCAACAGTCCTTCGTGCAGATTCTGCAGGAGGTGAATGATTTTGCCGGCCAGCGGGAGCTGGTGGCCGAGAACCTCAGCGTGCGTGTATGTCTGGAGCTGGCCAAGTACTCGCAGGAgatgaaacaggagagaaagatG CACTTCCAAGAAGGTCGTCGGGCCCAGCAGCAGCTGGAAAGTGGCTTCAAGCAGCTGGAGAAT AGTAAACGTAAATTTGAACGGGACTGCCGGGAGgctgagaaggcagcccagaCCGCTGAGAGGCTTGACCAGGATATCAACGCCACCAAGGCTGATGTGGAGAAG gccaaacaacaagCCCACCTTCGGAGTCACATggcagaagaaagcaaaaatgagTATGCAGCCCAACTACAGCGCTTCAACCGTGACCAGTCTCACTTCTATTTTTCCCAGATGCCCCAGATATTTGAT AAGCTGCAGGACATGGATGAGCGGCGGGCCACCCACCTGGGGGCTGGTTACGGCCTCCTGTCAGAGACTGAGCTGGAGGTGGTACCCATCATTGCCAAGTGTTTGGAGGGCATGAAGGTGGCTGCAGATGCTGTGAATGCCAAGAAC GATTCCCAGGTCCTAATTGAGCTGCACAAGTCAGGCTTTGCCCGTCCGGGTGACGTGGAATTCGAAGACTTTAGCCAGCCCATGAACCGCGTGCCCTCGGACAGCAGCCTGGGTACCCCCTCCGATGGACGGCCAGAGCTCCGAGGCACGAGCCGCAGCCGGGCTAAACGCTGGCCATTCGGCAAGAAGAACAAG ACAGTGGTGACTGAGGATTTCAGCCACTTGCCCCCGGAGCAGCAGAGAAAGCGactgcagcagcagctggaagaaCGGAACCGTGAACTACAGAAGGAGATGGACCAGAG GGAGGCCCTGAAGAAAATGAAGGATGTGTATGAAAAGACACCCCAGATGGGAGACCCAGCCAGCTTGGAACCCCGGATCACAGAAACCCTGAACAATATCGAACGGCTGAAACTGGAAGTACAGAAGTATGAG GCTTGGCTGGCAGAAGCTGAGAGCCGAGTCCTAAGCAACCGGGGAGACACCCTGGGCCGGCACACCCGGCCTCCAGACCCCCCAGCCAGCGCGCCACcggacagcagcagcaacagcaacaatggaTCGCAGGAGAACAAGGAGAG CTCTGAAGAGCCCCCCTCTGAGGAGGGTCAGGACGCCCCCATCTACACAGAGTTTGATGAGGAATTTGAGGAGGAGCCCGCCTCCCCCATTGGTCACTGTGTGGCCATCTACCACTTTGAAG GGTCCAGCGAGGGCACCATCTCCATGGCTGAGGGCGAGGACCTCAGTCTCATGGAAGAAGACAAAGGCGACGGGTGGACCCGGGTCAGGCGGAAACAGGGAGGTGAGGGCTATGTGCCCACCTCTTACCTCCGCGTCATGCTCAACTGA
- the GPR108 gene encoding protein GPR108 isoform X2: protein MAVRERRGLGRGSPAEWGPWLLLLLLLGGSSGRIHRLTLTGEKRADIQLNSFGFYANGSLEVNLSLLRLGRQDTEEKPPLNRDSHECPLQKNSSSLLVLFLINTKDLQVQVRKYGEQKKLFISAGLLPESPSEPGLPKSEHMVIPKVDHAGTTAAPDKAKSKPIGSQGDRQGVSGKDQELVLGLGHLNNSYNFSFHVVIGSRAEEGQYNLNFHNCDNSVLGREQPFDITVMIREKNPEGYLSAAEIPLFKLYMVMSACFLGAGIFWVSILCKNTYNVFKIHWLMAALTFTKSISLLFHSINYYFINSQGHPIEGLAVMHYITHLLKGALLFITIALIGSGWAFVKYVLSDKEKKIFGIVIPLQVLANVAYIVIESREEGASDYGIWKEILFLVDLICCGTILFPVVWSIRHLQDASGTDGKVAVNLAKLKLFRHYYVMVICYIYFTRIIAILLRVVVPFQWQWLYQLLVEGSTLAFFVLTGYKFQPARDNPYLQLPQEDEEGMQTEQVMTDCGFREGLSKVNKTASGRELL, encoded by the exons ATGGCagtgagagagaggagggggctcGGTCGTGGGAGCCCCGCGGAATGGGGGCCGTGgctacttctgctgctgctgttaggcGGTTCCTCTGGACGCATTCACCGGCTGACGCTGACG GGGGAGAAGCGAGCAGACATCCAACTGAACAGCTTTGGTTTCTACGCCAACGGCTCCCTGGAGGTGAATCTGAGCCTCCTGAGGCTAGGCCGCCAGGATACAGAAGAGAAGCCCCCGCTG AACCGGGACTCCCATGAGTGTCCTCTCCAGAAAAACAGTAGCAGCCTCCTGGTTCTCTTCCTCATCAACACCAAGGATCTGCA GGTCCAGGTACGAAAGTATGGGGAGCAGAAAAAGCTATTCATCTCTGCTGGGCTCCTCCCGGAATCACCCTCCGAACCAGGGCTCCCGAAGTCAGAGCACATGGTCATCCCCAAGGTGGACCACG CAGGGACCACTGCCGCACCCGACAAAGCCAAGTCGaaacccatagggtcacaaggggACCGGCAG GGTGTCAGTGGGAAGGACCAGGAGCTGGTGTTGGGCCTGGGCCACCTCAACAACTCCTACAATTTCAGT TTCCATGTAGTGATCGGCTCTAGGGCCGAGGAAGGCCAGTACAACCTCAACTTCCACAACTGTGACAACTCGGTGCTAGGCCGGGAGCAGCCGTTTGACATCACG GTAATGATCCGGGAGAAGAACCCCGAGGGCTACCTGTCAGCGGCGGAAATCCCTCTTTTCAAGCTGTACATGGTCATGTCTGCATGCTTCCTGGGCGCCGGCATCTTCTGGGTGTCCATCCTCTGCAAGAACAC GTACAACGTCTTCAAGATCCACTGGCTCATGGCGGCCCTGACTTTCACCAAGAGCATCTCTCTCCTCTTCCACAGC ATCAACTACTACTTCATCAACAGCCAGGGCCACCCCATCGAAGGCCTCGCTGTCATGCACTACATCACGCATCT GCTGAAGGGTGCCCTCCTCTTCATCACCATCGCCTTGATCGGCTCCGGCTGGGCCTTCGTCAAGTACGTGCTGTCGGACAAGGAGAAGAAGATCTTTGGGATAGTGATCCCACTGCAG gTCTTAGCCAATGTGGCCTACATTGTCATCGAGTCCCGCGAGGAGGGTGCCAGCGACTACGGTATCTGGAAGGAGATCCTCTTCCTGGTGGATCTCATCTGCTGTGGCACCATCCTTTTCCCCGTGGTCTG gtCCATCCGGCATCTCCAGGACGCGTCTGGCACTGATGGGAAGG TGGCAGTGAACCTGGCCAAGCTGAAGCTGTTCCGGCATTACTATGTAATG GTCATCTGTTACATCTACTTCACACGGATCATCGCCATCTTGCTGCGGGTAGTCGTGCCCTTCCAGTGGCAGTGGCTGTACCAG CTCTTGGTGGAGGGCTCCACTCTCGCCTTCTTCGTGCTCACGGGCTACAAGTTCCAACCCGCAAGGGATAATCCGTACCTCCAGCTACCCCAGGAGGATGAGGAGGGCATGCAGACAGAGCAAGT AATGACCGATTGTGGGTTCCGGGAAGGCCTGTCCAAAGTCAACAAAACAGCCAGCGGGCGGGAGCTGTTGTGA
- the GPR108 gene encoding protein GPR108 isoform X1 — protein sequence MAVRERRGLGRGSPAEWGPWLLLLLLLGGSSGRIHRLTLTGEKRADIQLNSFGFYANGSLEVNLSLLRLGRQDTEEKPPLVGFSLTRVRSGSIHSYSNRDSHECPLQKNSSSLLVLFLINTKDLQVQVRKYGEQKKLFISAGLLPESPSEPGLPKSEHMVIPKVDHAGTTAAPDKAKSKPIGSQGDRQGVSGKDQELVLGLGHLNNSYNFSFHVVIGSRAEEGQYNLNFHNCDNSVLGREQPFDITVMIREKNPEGYLSAAEIPLFKLYMVMSACFLGAGIFWVSILCKNTYNVFKIHWLMAALTFTKSISLLFHSINYYFINSQGHPIEGLAVMHYITHLLKGALLFITIALIGSGWAFVKYVLSDKEKKIFGIVIPLQVLANVAYIVIESREEGASDYGIWKEILFLVDLICCGTILFPVVWSIRHLQDASGTDGKVAVNLAKLKLFRHYYVMVICYIYFTRIIAILLRVVVPFQWQWLYQLLVEGSTLAFFVLTGYKFQPARDNPYLQLPQEDEEGMQTEQVMTDCGFREGLSKVNKTASGRELL from the exons ATGGCagtgagagagaggagggggctcGGTCGTGGGAGCCCCGCGGAATGGGGGCCGTGgctacttctgctgctgctgttaggcGGTTCCTCTGGACGCATTCACCGGCTGACGCTGACG GGGGAGAAGCGAGCAGACATCCAACTGAACAGCTTTGGTTTCTACGCCAACGGCTCCCTGGAGGTGAATCTGAGCCTCCTGAGGCTAGGCCGCCAGGATACAGAAGAGAAGCCCCCGCTG GTGGGGTTCAGTCTGACCCGGGTGAGATCTGGCAGCATTCACTCCTACTCA AACCGGGACTCCCATGAGTGTCCTCTCCAGAAAAACAGTAGCAGCCTCCTGGTTCTCTTCCTCATCAACACCAAGGATCTGCA GGTCCAGGTACGAAAGTATGGGGAGCAGAAAAAGCTATTCATCTCTGCTGGGCTCCTCCCGGAATCACCCTCCGAACCAGGGCTCCCGAAGTCAGAGCACATGGTCATCCCCAAGGTGGACCACG CAGGGACCACTGCCGCACCCGACAAAGCCAAGTCGaaacccatagggtcacaaggggACCGGCAG GGTGTCAGTGGGAAGGACCAGGAGCTGGTGTTGGGCCTGGGCCACCTCAACAACTCCTACAATTTCAGT TTCCATGTAGTGATCGGCTCTAGGGCCGAGGAAGGCCAGTACAACCTCAACTTCCACAACTGTGACAACTCGGTGCTAGGCCGGGAGCAGCCGTTTGACATCACG GTAATGATCCGGGAGAAGAACCCCGAGGGCTACCTGTCAGCGGCGGAAATCCCTCTTTTCAAGCTGTACATGGTCATGTCTGCATGCTTCCTGGGCGCCGGCATCTTCTGGGTGTCCATCCTCTGCAAGAACAC GTACAACGTCTTCAAGATCCACTGGCTCATGGCGGCCCTGACTTTCACCAAGAGCATCTCTCTCCTCTTCCACAGC ATCAACTACTACTTCATCAACAGCCAGGGCCACCCCATCGAAGGCCTCGCTGTCATGCACTACATCACGCATCT GCTGAAGGGTGCCCTCCTCTTCATCACCATCGCCTTGATCGGCTCCGGCTGGGCCTTCGTCAAGTACGTGCTGTCGGACAAGGAGAAGAAGATCTTTGGGATAGTGATCCCACTGCAG gTCTTAGCCAATGTGGCCTACATTGTCATCGAGTCCCGCGAGGAGGGTGCCAGCGACTACGGTATCTGGAAGGAGATCCTCTTCCTGGTGGATCTCATCTGCTGTGGCACCATCCTTTTCCCCGTGGTCTG gtCCATCCGGCATCTCCAGGACGCGTCTGGCACTGATGGGAAGG TGGCAGTGAACCTGGCCAAGCTGAAGCTGTTCCGGCATTACTATGTAATG GTCATCTGTTACATCTACTTCACACGGATCATCGCCATCTTGCTGCGGGTAGTCGTGCCCTTCCAGTGGCAGTGGCTGTACCAG CTCTTGGTGGAGGGCTCCACTCTCGCCTTCTTCGTGCTCACGGGCTACAAGTTCCAACCCGCAAGGGATAATCCGTACCTCCAGCTACCCCAGGAGGATGAGGAGGGCATGCAGACAGAGCAAGT AATGACCGATTGTGGGTTCCGGGAAGGCCTGTCCAAAGTCAACAAAACAGCCAGCGGGCGGGAGCTGTTGTGA
- the TRIP10 gene encoding cdc42-interacting protein 4 isoform X1 — translation MDWGTELWDQFEVLERHTQWGLDLLDRYVKFVKERTEVEQAYAKQLRSLVKKYMPKRPAKDDPESKFSQQQSFVQILQEVNDFAGQRELVAENLSVRVCLELAKYSQEMKQERKMHFQEGRRAQQQLESGFKQLENSKRKFERDCREAEKAAQTAERLDQDINATKADVEKAKQQAHLRSHMAEESKNEYAAQLQRFNRDQSHFYFSQMPQIFDKLQDMDERRATHLGAGYGLLSETELEVVPIIAKCLEGMKVAADAVNAKNDSQVLIELHKSGFARPGDVEFEDFSQPMNRVPSDSSLGTPSDGRPELRGTSRSRAKRWPFGKKNKPCPPPLSPLGGPLPSALPNGPPSPRSGLDPLAILSEISKSVKPRLASFRSLRGSRGTVVTEDFSHLPPEQQRKRLQQQLEERNRELQKEMDQREALKKMKDVYEKTPQMGDPASLEPRITETLNNIERLKLEVQKYEAWLAEAESRVLSNRGDTLGRHTRPPDPPASAPPDSSSNSNNGSQENKESSEEPPSEEGQDAPIYTEFDEEFEEEPASPIGHCVAIYHFEGSSEGTISMAEGEDLSLMEEDKGDGWTRVRRKQGGEGYVPTSYLRVMLN, via the exons ATGGATTGGGGCACCGAACTGTGG GATCAGTTTGAGGTGCTCGAGCGGCACACGCAGTGGGGTCTGGACCTGTTGGACAGATACGTGAAGTTCGTGAAAGAGCGGACGGAGGTGGAGCAGGCTTATGCAAAGCAACTGCG GAGCCTGGTGAAAAAATACATGCCCAAAAGACCTGCCAAAGATGACCCTGAATCCAA gttCAGCCAGCAACAGTCCTTCGTGCAGATTCTGCAGGAGGTGAATGATTTTGCCGGCCAGCGGGAGCTGGTGGCCGAGAACCTCAGCGTGCGTGTATGTCTGGAGCTGGCCAAGTACTCGCAGGAgatgaaacaggagagaaagatG CACTTCCAAGAAGGTCGTCGGGCCCAGCAGCAGCTGGAAAGTGGCTTCAAGCAGCTGGAGAAT AGTAAACGTAAATTTGAACGGGACTGCCGGGAGgctgagaaggcagcccagaCCGCTGAGAGGCTTGACCAGGATATCAACGCCACCAAGGCTGATGTGGAGAAG gccaaacaacaagCCCACCTTCGGAGTCACATggcagaagaaagcaaaaatgagTATGCAGCCCAACTACAGCGCTTCAACCGTGACCAGTCTCACTTCTATTTTTCCCAGATGCCCCAGATATTTGAT AAGCTGCAGGACATGGATGAGCGGCGGGCCACCCACCTGGGGGCTGGTTACGGCCTCCTGTCAGAGACTGAGCTGGAGGTGGTACCCATCATTGCCAAGTGTTTGGAGGGCATGAAGGTGGCTGCAGATGCTGTGAATGCCAAGAAC GATTCCCAGGTCCTAATTGAGCTGCACAAGTCAGGCTTTGCCCGTCCGGGTGACGTGGAATTCGAAGACTTTAGCCAGCCCATGAACCGCGTGCCCTCGGACAGCAGCCTGGGTACCCCCTCCGATGGACGGCCAGAGCTCCGAGGCACGAGCCGCAGCCGGGCTAAACGCTGGCCATTCGGCAAGAAGAACAAG CCgtgccccccacctctctccccccTGGGGGGCCCCCTGCCCTCGGCATTACCTAATGGACCCCCGTCCCCCCGCTCCGGCCTCGACCCCTTGGCCATACTGAGCGAGATCAGTAAGTCGGTCAAACCGCGGCTAGCATCCTTCCGCAGCCTTCGAGGCAGCCGTGGG ACAGTGGTGACTGAGGATTTCAGCCACTTGCCCCCGGAGCAGCAGAGAAAGCGactgcagcagcagctggaagaaCGGAACCGTGAACTACAGAAGGAGATGGACCAGAG GGAGGCCCTGAAGAAAATGAAGGATGTGTATGAAAAGACACCCCAGATGGGAGACCCAGCCAGCTTGGAACCCCGGATCACAGAAACCCTGAACAATATCGAACGGCTGAAACTGGAAGTACAGAAGTATGAG GCTTGGCTGGCAGAAGCTGAGAGCCGAGTCCTAAGCAACCGGGGAGACACCCTGGGCCGGCACACCCGGCCTCCAGACCCCCCAGCCAGCGCGCCACcggacagcagcagcaacagcaacaatggaTCGCAGGAGAACAAGGAGAG CTCTGAAGAGCCCCCCTCTGAGGAGGGTCAGGACGCCCCCATCTACACAGAGTTTGATGAGGAATTTGAGGAGGAGCCCGCCTCCCCCATTGGTCACTGTGTGGCCATCTACCACTTTGAAG GGTCCAGCGAGGGCACCATCTCCATGGCTGAGGGCGAGGACCTCAGTCTCATGGAAGAAGACAAAGGCGACGGGTGGACCCGGGTCAGGCGGAAACAGGGAGGTGAGGGCTATGTGCCCACCTCTTACCTCCGCGTCATGCTCAACTGA